In Chitinophaga sp. HK235, a single window of DNA contains:
- a CDS encoding cytochrome C oxidase subunit IV family protein: MEHTHTAEGHEHAHDSSTKKIWRTFWILLGVTMVEVGLAFLHLETGVPNRVLLNAVFIGLTVVKAFYIVAEFMHLGSEIKNLIYTILLPLLFFVWFIIAFLYEGNSWKNLNKDLRPGTPVEAVKAAPAEGHGAHH, translated from the coding sequence ATGGAGCATACGCATACTGCAGAAGGACATGAACATGCACACGATTCATCTACCAAAAAGATCTGGAGAACATTCTGGATCCTCCTGGGTGTAACCATGGTAGAAGTTGGTCTGGCGTTTTTACACCTCGAAACAGGTGTTCCCAACAGGGTACTGCTGAACGCCGTGTTCATCGGTCTGACCGTAGTGAAGGCATTTTATATCGTAGCCGAATTTATGCACCTCGGCAGCGAAATCAAAAACCTGATCTACACCATCCTGCTTCCGTTACTGTTCTTCGTTTGGTTCATCATCGCTTTCCTCTATGAGGGTAACTCCTGGAAAAACCTGAACAAGGACCTGAGACCAGGAACTCCTGTAGAAGCTGTTAAAGCTGCACCAGCTGAAGGTCACGGAGCACACCACTAA